The Triticum aestivum cultivar Chinese Spring chromosome 3A, IWGSC CS RefSeq v2.1, whole genome shotgun sequence genome includes a region encoding these proteins:
- the LOC123057576 gene encoding uncharacterized protein, which translates to MASTALSMKLLIDTKAQRVLFAEASKDVVDFLFSLLSLPVGTAVKLLGKEAMVGCVGNLYGSVEKLDSTYVQPDAAKDALLHPAVLSPAAGTKMFRLTQPSSGQSKGFFKCSYSGCTSYVTDTSGTMCQCGRGCSMTTAMHFIPGNGKVAASVGTKGFVQGIVTYTVMDDLAVTPMSSISSITLLNTFAVKDLSALQEKTVQLGYDEGLEILKASLQSKTVLTDVFLKAPSSA; encoded by the exons ATGGCGAGCACCGCGCTGAGCATGAAGCTCCTCATCGACACCAAGGCCCAGCGCGTGCTGTTCGCGGAGGCGAGCAAGGACGTGGTGGACTTCCTCTTCTCCCTACTCTCGCTGCCCGTCGGCACCGCCGTCAAGCTGCTGGGGAAGGAAGCCATGGTCGGCTGCGTCGGCAACCTCTACGGCAGCGTCGAGAAGCTTGACAGCACCTACGTCCAGCCCGACGCGGCCAAGGACGCCCTCCTCCACCCCGCCGTGCTCTCGCCCGCGGCTGGCACCAAGATGTTCCGCTTGACGCAGCCGTCTTCTGGGCAGTCCAAGGGATTCTTCAAATGCAGCTACAGCGGCTGCACCAGCTACGTGACCGACACCAGCGGCACCATGTGCCAGTGCGGTCGCGGTTGCTCGATGACCACGGCCATGCACTTCATCCCAGGCAATGGCAAGGTGGCCGCCAGCGTCGGCACCAAGGGGTTCGTGCAGGGCATCGTGACGTACACGGTGATGGACGATCTCGCCGTGACGCCCATGTCCTCCATCTCCAGCATCACCCTGCTCAACACATTCGCCGTCAAGGATCTCAGCGCGCTCCAGGAGAAGACCGTGCAGCTCGGCTACGACGAG GGCCTGGAGATCCTCAAGGCGTCGCTGCAGTCCAAGACCGTCCTCACCGACGTCTTCCTCAAGGCCCCCAGCAGCGCTTGA